From a single Jatrophihabitans sp. genomic region:
- a CDS encoding GNAT family N-acetyltransferase, with protein sequence MNFTSEPLNDSHILTSFDSGKEPLDRWLRQSAGRGQLQDTGRTFVWHVGDGEILAYFTLTGHALHRGSLSRKQAHSLPAEVPPILLAKLALDASLHGQGLGGELLLDALTRCVRAGEIVVSRFVVVDALDENAVGFYEKYGFTPVPDTEPVRLLRRLKSIAADLSAD encoded by the coding sequence GTGAACTTCACCTCTGAGCCACTCAACGACTCGCACATTCTCACCTCATTTGACAGCGGCAAGGAACCGCTGGACCGCTGGCTGCGCCAGTCCGCTGGGCGGGGACAACTCCAAGACACCGGCCGTACCTTTGTGTGGCATGTCGGCGACGGCGAGATCCTCGCCTACTTCACGCTCACTGGTCACGCTCTGCACCGTGGAAGCCTGTCGAGAAAGCAGGCTCATTCGCTGCCTGCCGAGGTGCCGCCGATCCTGCTGGCCAAGCTCGCTCTGGATGCCAGCCTGCATGGGCAGGGACTGGGTGGCGAGCTGCTGCTCGACGCCCTGACCCGGTGCGTGCGAGCCGGCGAGATAGTCGTCTCACGATTCGTGGTGGTCGACGCGCTCGACGAGAACGCCGTTGGCTTTTACGAGAAGTACGGCTTCACGCCGGTGCCGGACACCGAGCCAGTCCGCCTTCTGCGGCGGCTCAAGAGCATCGCCGCTGACTTATCTGCGGATTAA
- a CDS encoding GNAT family N-acetyltransferase: MTRQATLRTRRLTLVPLAEEHLDHEVELDSDPEVMRYLGNGKVRARDEVQRHHRHRLAVADLVPGLGFWAGFHEGQFVGWWLFSPPQHADQGPVEGQAELGYRLLRRYWRQGLASEGSRELIRHGFEDLGLHRIFAETMAVNEASRATMTSIGLRHVRTFQGDWDEPIPGAEHGEVEYAITRDEWLAGRASGGRNRSVAADDQ; encoded by the coding sequence ATGACCAGACAGGCAACACTGCGCACCCGCCGGCTCACCCTGGTGCCGCTGGCCGAGGAGCACCTGGACCACGAGGTCGAACTCGACTCCGACCCCGAGGTGATGCGCTATCTCGGCAACGGCAAGGTGCGCGCCCGGGACGAGGTGCAGCGCCACCACCGCCACCGGCTTGCCGTCGCCGACCTGGTGCCCGGGTTGGGCTTCTGGGCCGGCTTCCACGAGGGGCAGTTCGTCGGCTGGTGGCTGTTCAGCCCGCCGCAGCACGCCGACCAGGGGCCGGTCGAGGGCCAAGCCGAACTCGGCTACCGGCTGCTGCGCCGCTACTGGCGGCAGGGCCTGGCCAGCGAAGGCTCCCGCGAGCTGATCCGGCACGGCTTCGAAGACCTGGGGCTGCACCGGATCTTCGCCGAGACGATGGCGGTCAACGAAGCCTCCCGGGCGACCATGACCTCGATCGGGCTGCGGCACGTGCGCACCTTCCAGGGCGACTGGGACGAGCCGATCCCCGGCGCCGAGCACGGCGAGGTCGAGTACGCGATCACCCGAGATGAGTGGCTCGCCGGGCGAGCCTCAGGCGGAAGGAACCGCTCGGTCGCCGCGGACGACCAGTGA
- a CDS encoding CHAT domain-containing protein, whose protein sequence is MTEPTDEAAGLAALERRRPDIVGLARLASVATIIEPPLLRRLRLELGGRVRAEQAGGHPAGGWHAGTEADLWFSDLAHVATAGQLTLRPAVLEVLRGQLGGPAHRATAGAARRLVVAAHREHTDMVRLEERIIWSSMIGDASDVGDAFERALATLKLHPERAAEVVRWFLQARRRLPASALAHDAGRRLLAAVAMHVDRVIAPEILAGDRFPDGLADLAPLSLPVTTVGVQVIPGGLRFVPPSDPDAGVLTLPHTRPLALEASWQDPGGDEHVAVVRADAGLAAALDGLAGRAVLRTISGQRYHVESTRSRRVVVALFGTVPGWTSLSDSEISRRVTAAHGAPEVTVQVVREPPDVYARPEILVVSDQVDLGRSGPALNAVMSGLARAVAHTGVGEGEVPAIVIDFSPLGNEVLADVMRPTLRGVEVPIWLGDTNDPEGTVAAAVGRIVANPRRLYTLDVRHALNVLQSVAVAFHVRLFHRAEVEDQQAEQALFDLPPEEDPDAPDVATATFHHVRGMCEWIFAGPVRGYLDGQDDPTQVPVEPREPQTGLLVDEMGRDYTSVGWSPSGERWASFEAYFSWFTQQWQAYARMLRDRLGAGLILNDYSVAMDDLEAARLAIGTAALPLGSDEVLPYMPYMSGGLFEPGSSHPSESRDRPREMEPPPRTVYPIERAHLPELITALAAPVLAAVEAEAAQRAARRQQQVPTTPDSIHLIVTVEPGSDSDELRWTLGNAGAELTQVVTRGGSAGLTRVVTRARGDSAEFARTLARTAFPSFPPGVIEDVSREIAAAFPAQFWSDLASVDAESGGRPMITFRSDLDVPWELAEARLPSKISLPPFLGCHAVVAQLPGRVSSLELTVGGDIAVIGPGYGGGRSSTLRGAEAEAAELVQHYGARRLPTDLGGVLGALRGDDRIGILHLTGHSVRSGDDIEPGLLLDDGSRLTSRELTYVRLASAPLVVLNTAGSTALAAAFLRAGAAAVIAAMWQVSDEAAAEFASRFYAGVLEEEVPPAEMLRRLRCGYRRGADGIGALAYRFFGHPSLVVRGDRAVPSA, encoded by the coding sequence GTGACTGAGCCGACCGACGAGGCAGCCGGCCTGGCGGCGCTGGAGAGGCGACGTCCCGACATCGTGGGACTGGCCCGGCTGGCGAGCGTGGCGACGATCATCGAGCCACCGTTGCTGCGCCGGCTCCGCCTGGAGCTGGGTGGCCGGGTCCGGGCCGAGCAGGCCGGCGGCCATCCAGCTGGAGGCTGGCATGCCGGCACCGAGGCGGACCTGTGGTTCAGCGACCTCGCCCACGTCGCCACCGCCGGCCAGCTGACGCTCCGCCCGGCGGTGCTCGAGGTGTTGCGTGGCCAGCTCGGCGGGCCGGCCCACCGTGCGACGGCCGGGGCGGCCCGCCGGCTGGTGGTCGCCGCGCATCGGGAGCACACCGACATGGTCCGACTCGAGGAGCGGATCATCTGGTCGTCGATGATCGGCGACGCATCAGACGTCGGCGACGCCTTCGAGCGCGCGCTGGCCACCTTGAAGCTGCATCCCGAACGTGCCGCCGAGGTGGTCCGCTGGTTCCTGCAGGCCCGCCGCAGGCTCCCTGCGAGCGCGCTGGCGCACGACGCCGGGCGGCGGCTGCTGGCCGCGGTGGCGATGCACGTGGACCGGGTGATCGCTCCGGAGATCCTAGCCGGGGACCGGTTCCCGGACGGGCTGGCGGACCTGGCGCCGCTCAGCCTGCCGGTGACCACGGTCGGCGTCCAGGTTATCCCCGGCGGCCTGCGCTTCGTCCCACCCTCGGACCCTGACGCCGGTGTGCTGACCCTGCCGCACACCCGCCCGCTCGCGCTGGAGGCCAGCTGGCAGGACCCCGGTGGCGACGAGCATGTCGCGGTCGTGCGGGCCGACGCCGGCCTGGCCGCCGCTCTGGACGGGCTGGCCGGCAGGGCCGTGCTGCGGACCATCTCGGGCCAGCGCTATCACGTCGAGTCGACACGCTCACGACGAGTGGTCGTCGCGCTGTTCGGCACGGTGCCCGGCTGGACGAGCCTGAGCGACAGCGAGATCTCCCGCCGCGTCACCGCTGCCCATGGCGCTCCGGAGGTGACCGTCCAGGTGGTCCGTGAGCCGCCGGACGTCTATGCCCGTCCCGAGATTCTCGTGGTCAGCGATCAGGTCGACCTCGGCCGGTCAGGCCCGGCGCTCAACGCCGTCATGAGCGGCCTTGCCCGGGCCGTCGCGCATACCGGGGTGGGTGAGGGCGAAGTCCCCGCGATAGTGATCGACTTCTCGCCCCTGGGTAATGAAGTCCTGGCGGACGTGATGCGTCCCACGCTGCGGGGGGTTGAGGTGCCCATATGGCTGGGGGACACCAACGACCCCGAGGGGACGGTCGCGGCCGCCGTGGGCAGGATCGTGGCGAATCCGCGACGGCTCTACACCCTGGACGTGCGCCATGCGTTGAACGTGCTCCAGTCCGTCGCGGTGGCCTTTCACGTGCGGCTCTTCCATAGAGCCGAAGTCGAGGATCAGCAGGCCGAGCAGGCGCTTTTCGACCTGCCGCCGGAGGAGGACCCGGACGCGCCCGATGTCGCCACCGCGACGTTCCACCACGTCCGTGGCATGTGTGAGTGGATCTTCGCGGGTCCAGTGCGCGGGTATCTCGATGGCCAGGACGACCCCACGCAGGTGCCCGTCGAGCCGCGAGAGCCCCAGACCGGTCTCCTTGTCGACGAGATGGGCCGGGATTACACCAGCGTCGGGTGGTCGCCGAGCGGGGAGCGCTGGGCCTCGTTCGAGGCCTACTTCTCGTGGTTCACGCAGCAGTGGCAGGCGTATGCGCGGATGCTGCGCGACCGGCTGGGCGCCGGACTGATCCTCAACGATTACTCGGTGGCCATGGATGACCTGGAGGCCGCCCGGCTCGCCATTGGCACGGCGGCCTTGCCGTTAGGGAGCGACGAGGTGCTGCCTTACATGCCCTACATGTCCGGGGGCCTTTTCGAACCAGGGTCGTCTCACCCATCGGAGTCGCGGGATCGACCGAGGGAGATGGAGCCTCCCCCGAGGACTGTCTATCCGATCGAGCGGGCTCACCTGCCGGAGCTGATCACCGCACTTGCCGCGCCGGTGCTCGCCGCGGTCGAAGCCGAGGCCGCCCAGCGGGCGGCGCGGAGGCAGCAGCAGGTACCTACGACGCCCGACTCGATCCACCTGATCGTCACAGTGGAACCGGGGTCGGACAGCGACGAGCTTCGTTGGACTCTGGGCAACGCCGGCGCCGAGCTGACCCAGGTCGTCACGAGGGGAGGCTCAGCCGGACTGACCCGGGTAGTGACGAGGGCAAGGGGAGACTCAGCCGAGTTCGCCCGAACACTCGCGCGGACCGCCTTTCCCAGCTTCCCGCCCGGGGTCATCGAGGATGTGTCCCGGGAGATCGCGGCCGCGTTCCCAGCACAATTCTGGTCCGACCTGGCCAGTGTTGACGCTGAGTCCGGTGGGCGTCCCATGATCACGTTCCGGTCCGACCTGGACGTGCCGTGGGAACTGGCCGAAGCCCGCCTGCCGTCGAAAATTTCTCTTCCGCCATTTCTGGGGTGCCATGCCGTGGTGGCGCAGTTGCCGGGCAGAGTCTCCTCGCTCGAGCTGACCGTCGGTGGCGACATAGCGGTGATCGGACCTGGCTACGGCGGAGGCAGATCGTCGACGCTCCGGGGCGCTGAAGCGGAGGCGGCGGAGCTGGTGCAGCATTACGGGGCGCGGCGGCTCCCCACTGACTTGGGTGGCGTGCTGGGCGCGCTGCGCGGTGATGACCGGATCGGCATCCTGCACCTCACCGGCCACAGCGTCAGAAGCGGCGACGACATCGAACCCGGCCTGTTACTCGATGACGGCTCCCGCTTGACCTCAAGGGAACTCACTTACGTCCGGTTAGCCTCGGCGCCGCTGGTGGTCCTCAACACCGCCGGGTCAACAGCCTTGGCGGCGGCCTTCCTCCGGGCCGGCGCCGCCGCGGTCATCGCTGCGATGTGGCAAGTCTCGGACGAGGCGGCTGCGGAGTTCGCGAGCCGGTTCTACGCCGGCGTCCTGGAAGAGGAGGTACCGCCGGCGGAGATGCTGCGACGGCTGCGGTGCGGGTACCGGCGTGGCGCCGACGGAATCGGCGCCTTGGCCTACCGTTTCTTCGGTCACCCATCACTGGTCGTCCGCGGCGACCGAGCGGTTCCTTCCGCCTGA
- a CDS encoding MoxR family ATPase, which produces MNFDAAPFRPDTDAVPGKKSYVYHDKRIVLAVNVALATRRPLLITGVPGSGKSTLAADVAERLDWAYVATTVTSRTRLEDLSARFDAVARLSDAQEHKAKDAAHYAVPGVLWWAFNPESAGAMVRAQDHRTKPERSGHGTVVLLDEIDKAEPDLPNDLLEPLERSVINVPGHGAITAQAPLLIIITSNGERSMPPAFLRRCIQLELADTEPGFFTAVATSHFGARQDTLYADIAARTLELGKAATHERRRPPSMAEYLDTVKACLAYGQRPPTADGPGTDLWDAIEEAALRKTRAKPASEHRV; this is translated from the coding sequence ATGAACTTCGACGCCGCTCCGTTCCGTCCCGACACTGACGCGGTTCCGGGAAAGAAGTCCTACGTCTATCACGACAAGCGGATCGTGCTGGCCGTGAACGTGGCCCTTGCGACCAGGCGGCCATTGCTGATCACCGGCGTTCCGGGCTCGGGCAAGTCGACGCTCGCGGCCGATGTCGCCGAGCGCCTCGACTGGGCCTACGTCGCCACGACGGTGACCTCCCGAACCCGGCTGGAGGACCTCAGCGCCCGCTTCGACGCCGTCGCCCGGCTCAGTGACGCGCAGGAGCACAAGGCGAAGGACGCCGCCCACTACGCCGTGCCCGGAGTCCTGTGGTGGGCATTCAATCCGGAATCAGCGGGAGCGATGGTCAGGGCCCAGGACCACCGGACGAAACCTGAGCGCAGCGGCCACGGGACGGTCGTCCTCCTCGACGAGATCGACAAGGCCGAGCCTGACCTGCCCAACGACCTGCTGGAGCCGCTGGAGCGTTCGGTGATCAACGTGCCGGGCCACGGCGCGATCACGGCGCAGGCGCCCCTGCTCATCATCATCACGAGCAACGGCGAGCGCTCGATGCCTCCGGCGTTCCTGCGCCGGTGCATCCAGCTCGAACTGGCAGACACCGAACCCGGCTTCTTCACGGCGGTCGCGACCTCACACTTCGGGGCGCGGCAGGACACCCTGTACGCCGACATCGCGGCTCGCACGCTCGAACTCGGCAAGGCGGCCACCCACGAGCGCCGCCGGCCACCCTCGATGGCCGAATACCTCGACACGGTCAAGGCATGCCTTGCCTACGGGCAGCGGCCACCGACCGCCGACGGTCCCGGAACCGACCTGTGGGACGCGATCGAGGAGGCGGCACTGCGCAAGACCCGTGCCAAGCCCGCAAGCGAGCACCGTGTCTGA
- a CDS encoding DUF1778 domain-containing protein: MATAARLNFRVRPDTEHRLRAAAAATDQSLTDFVISSAEARAEEVLASRTLVPADYFDQLIAALDEPVTPNEALRTLARRPRRVKQA; the protein is encoded by the coding sequence ATGGCTACGGCTGCTCGGCTCAACTTTCGAGTTCGACCAGACACCGAGCATCGGCTTCGGGCTGCGGCTGCGGCAACCGACCAATCCTTGACCGACTTCGTGATCTCCTCGGCGGAAGCTCGCGCCGAGGAGGTGCTCGCCTCGCGCACCCTGGTCCCGGCGGACTACTTCGACCAGCTCATCGCGGCACTTGACGAACCCGTCACCCCGAACGAGGCGCTGCGCACGTTGGCGCGACGCCCTCGCCGCGTAAAGCAGGCCTAG
- a CDS encoding nitroreductase family protein has product MAFTIPLNPDELLTTTRTVRKRLDLTRPVPEELIKDCLQVALQAPSGSNRQGWHWIVVTDADQRRAIGEIYRRSTEQYLASAGAAGRLFADDPARAPVQQRVSDSIAYLADHMAEAPVLVLPCLKVESLPTGNQAGLWASLLPAVWSFMLAARARGLGTAWTTLHLVYEDEVAAVLGLPDGIRQAALIPTAYYTGTDFRPAARQPLDEVLHWDRW; this is encoded by the coding sequence ATGGCCTTCACCATCCCGCTGAACCCGGACGAGCTGCTGACCACCACCCGGACCGTGCGCAAGCGGCTGGACCTGACCCGACCGGTTCCCGAAGAGCTCATCAAAGACTGCCTGCAGGTGGCGCTGCAGGCGCCGTCCGGCTCCAACCGGCAGGGTTGGCACTGGATCGTGGTGACCGACGCCGACCAGCGGCGCGCCATCGGCGAGATCTATCGCCGGTCCACCGAGCAGTACCTGGCCTCCGCGGGTGCGGCCGGCAGGCTGTTCGCCGACGATCCGGCGCGGGCGCCGGTGCAGCAACGGGTGAGTGACAGCATCGCCTACCTGGCCGATCACATGGCCGAGGCGCCGGTGCTGGTGCTGCCCTGCCTGAAAGTCGAAAGCCTGCCCACCGGAAACCAGGCCGGCCTCTGGGCGTCGCTGCTTCCCGCCGTCTGGAGCTTCATGCTGGCCGCTCGGGCCCGCGGGCTAGGCACCGCCTGGACCACCCTGCACCTGGTCTACGAGGACGAGGTCGCGGCGGTCCTCGGCCTGCCGGACGGTATCCGCCAGGCCGCGCTGATCCCGACCGCGTACTACACCGGAACGGACTTCCGGCCGGCCGCGCGCCAGCCACTGGACGAGGTTCTGCACTGGGATCGCTGGTGA